One window from the genome of Fulvivirga lutea encodes:
- a CDS encoding penicillin-binding protein 1A, which translates to MELIEKIKTPSKKVKWAIRIMWIVVFLLLVGLPTYIYTVSIDLGGLYGGMPSLKSLENPENDLSSELISSDGVSLGRYYRFNRSQVTYDELSEDLVNTLLASEDHRYNEHSGIDLKGLLRAVTGVLTFQYAGGGSTITMQLAENLFKTMTENEGHLYKVPGLRQVVIKTKEWIIAARLEKNFTKKEIMAMYLNTVSFGSNAYGIKTASETFFAKSPSELNYQESAVLIGLLQGTTAFSPVYNYDRSFKKRNQVLGKIYRHGHLTKTEFDSLLQSPIDLTSYDVANHNTGLATYFRSMIKYELTLWARNHGYDLYEDGLKIYTTIDSRMQRMAEEAVKSHMTELQKVFNEHWKGKNPWRDLDGREIPNFLESRFKQTPHYNQLVAKYGKGNDSINIIMNTPKPMTVFSWDGEIDTTLSPLDSVKYYKHFLHAGMMSMDPHTGHIKTWVGGINHKYFKYDHVRQGKRQPGSTFKPFVYGAAIENGYPPCYEVTDAMVTFQVVGDPPTWSPPNADGTYGSGEKMTIRQGMARSVNTITAYLMKEIQPRNVVDFAHRVGIESELEAVPSLCLGVNDVSVFELVGAYSTFANMGIHTEPYYITRIEDKNGNVIENFVPKTRQAISQQNAYKMLYMLRGGVEERGGTSQGLSMELKIDNEIGGKTGTTNNASDGWYMGVTKDLVTGVWVGGDERSIHFRSWYLGQGSKTARPIWDKFMRQVYESEELGYEKGRFQQPPGGIDVTLDCSKYATNKSDSIVLEEEPWDPNSIQ; encoded by the coding sequence ATGGAACTAATTGAGAAGATAAAGACACCAAGTAAAAAGGTAAAGTGGGCCATAAGAATAATGTGGATTGTGGTTTTTCTACTTTTGGTAGGGCTCCCTACGTATATCTATACGGTAAGCATAGATTTAGGTGGGCTATATGGTGGAATGCCAAGTTTAAAATCACTAGAAAACCCGGAAAATGATTTATCCTCCGAATTAATATCTTCTGATGGAGTTTCTTTAGGTAGATACTATCGATTTAACAGAAGTCAGGTTACTTATGATGAACTTTCAGAGGACTTAGTTAATACGTTGCTCGCATCAGAAGATCACAGATACAACGAACATTCAGGTATCGATTTGAAAGGTTTATTAAGAGCGGTAACTGGTGTTTTAACCTTCCAATATGCGGGAGGTGGAAGTACCATCACAATGCAGTTAGCAGAAAACCTGTTTAAGACCATGACCGAAAATGAAGGTCACTTATATAAAGTGCCTGGTCTGAGGCAGGTGGTTATCAAAACCAAAGAGTGGATCATCGCGGCACGGTTAGAAAAAAACTTTACAAAAAAGGAGATCATGGCCATGTATTTGAATACTGTGTCATTTGGAAGTAACGCCTATGGAATAAAAACTGCGTCAGAAACGTTCTTTGCAAAAAGTCCCTCAGAGTTGAATTATCAGGAATCTGCTGTTTTAATTGGTCTTTTACAAGGCACAACCGCCTTTAGCCCTGTTTACAACTACGATAGATCTTTTAAAAAGCGAAATCAAGTATTAGGTAAAATATACAGGCACGGCCATCTCACGAAGACTGAATTCGATTCTCTTTTGCAATCTCCTATAGATTTAACTTCTTATGATGTGGCAAATCACAATACCGGGTTGGCCACCTATTTTAGGTCGATGATTAAATATGAACTTACATTGTGGGCGAGAAATCATGGCTACGATCTATATGAAGATGGTTTAAAAATCTATACAACAATAGATAGCAGAATGCAGCGAATGGCAGAAGAAGCTGTTAAAAGCCACATGACTGAGTTGCAAAAAGTATTTAATGAGCACTGGAAAGGTAAAAATCCCTGGAGAGATTTAGATGGCAGAGAAATTCCTAATTTTCTTGAGAGCAGATTTAAACAGACTCCACATTATAATCAACTGGTTGCCAAATATGGAAAAGGCAATGATTCCATTAACATTATAATGAATACACCAAAACCAATGACGGTCTTCTCCTGGGATGGTGAAATAGATACCACTTTATCACCTTTAGATTCTGTGAAATACTATAAGCATTTCCTTCATGCAGGAATGATGTCTATGGACCCGCACACAGGTCATATTAAAACCTGGGTGGGTGGAATCAATCATAAATATTTTAAGTATGATCACGTAAGACAAGGTAAACGACAACCAGGTTCAACTTTTAAACCTTTTGTTTATGGAGCTGCAATAGAAAATGGCTATCCCCCTTGTTATGAAGTTACTGACGCCATGGTTACTTTTCAAGTAGTGGGTGATCCGCCAACATGGTCACCACCTAACGCTGATGGAACCTATGGAAGTGGTGAGAAAATGACGATCAGACAAGGCATGGCCAGATCAGTAAATACTATTACTGCCTATTTAATGAAAGAAATTCAGCCAAGAAATGTTGTCGACTTTGCTCATAGGGTGGGTATTGAAAGTGAACTTGAGGCTGTACCTTCATTATGTTTAGGTGTAAATGATGTCTCCGTATTCGAGTTGGTTGGTGCTTACAGCACATTTGCTAATATGGGAATACATACTGAACCATATTACATAACCCGTATTGAAGACAAAAATGGTAACGTTATAGAGAACTTTGTGCCAAAGACAAGACAAGCTATTAGCCAACAAAATGCTTATAAAATGCTCTACATGCTACGAGGTGGAGTTGAAGAAAGAGGTGGCACTTCGCAAGGGCTAAGTATGGAGCTTAAAATAGATAATGAAATTGGCGGTAAAACTGGAACAACAAATAATGCTTCTGACGGTTGGTATATGGGGGTTACCAAAGACCTTGTAACAGGCGTTTGGGTAGGTGGCGATGAGCGCAGCATCCATTTTAGGAGTTGGTATTTAGGACAAGGCAGTAAAACCGCCAGACCAATTTGGGATAAGTTCATGCGACAGGTATATGAATCTGAAGAATTAGGATATGAAAAAGGAAGGTTCCAACAGCCTCCTGGAGGTATTGATGTGACGTTGGACTGCAGCAAATATGCCACTAATAAGTCTGATAGTATAGTATTAGAGGAAGAACCTTGGGATCCAAATAGTATTCAATAA
- the porW gene encoding type IX secretion system periplasmic lipoprotein PorW/SprE: MLAKSPFAYFFYLCLIIFLFSCSAERKNILSKTYHNTTARYNAYYYAKKRIKEVEAILKDNYDNDYNNVLKIYPKIDTALANTYQEQIDDCIKKASIAIQRHKNSKWVDDSYIYIGRARHYSLEYVNAIETYKFVNTKSEDDDARHEALARLLRVFVDSKEFENAVAVEDYIKKETLNKKNQKLLHINKAHHYQVVENYDKMVENLVKAAPMLKKKDGKGRIYFIIGQIYQKLGFDAEAFNYYKKCLASNPEYELDFYCRLNMAQVTQLGKSSDVKAARKLLNTLLKDSKNKEYKDKIYYEMAQFEFKQNNLDKAIEYYKSSVENSISNPRQKGQSFLRLGEVYYDSIRNYELAQAYYDSAVQSLPPDYENIEKIKERKDILNEFVKQLNTIELQDSLLMLSELDTATLSAKLNTIIEEEKAKKQAEEERLKREQRRTRQFNNFNQNSGISSTAWYFGNPSAVAQGQAEFIRIWGNRPLEDNWRRSNKSSAQSYNETNLSDVVRPQDVVVNTDSIERVSSANKFDQMYAAIPFSEEARAESLSKIENAYYKLGNIYKFQLEEDLNAAGAFETLTNRFPKTEYLAEAWYQLYLIYKSFDDPRNETYKANILSKFPNSIYAKLIENPNYTEESTVANEKLKKVYEIAYKYYQQDKIDTSRYIIDQALNKYDEALFTANLQLLKVLLIGKTEDITLYQYELGEFITNYPDSELKPYAEKLLESSRSFQEKKRKRLGTQYVQYLEQWHYFVLAYEIKSNLSDPITNAINSFNTSSQFDGLKTSNLILNDEYALILVSDFEDKQEALSYYNSFLKQDPIKEPIRDSKFYKFVITKDNFNIFYQSKEIDTYLSFFTKNYLNGTN; the protein is encoded by the coding sequence TTGCTGGCCAAATCTCCCTTTGCTTACTTCTTTTACCTCTGCTTAATCATCTTTCTTTTCTCTTGTTCTGCTGAAAGAAAGAATATTTTAAGCAAAACTTACCATAATACCACCGCCCGGTATAATGCATATTACTACGCAAAAAAAAGGATTAAAGAGGTAGAAGCCATCTTAAAGGATAACTATGACAACGACTATAATAATGTTCTTAAAATTTATCCTAAAATAGATACGGCCTTAGCCAACACCTATCAGGAACAGATTGATGACTGCATAAAAAAAGCTTCTATCGCTATTCAGCGACATAAGAACAGTAAATGGGTAGATGACAGCTACATTTACATAGGTCGAGCCCGACATTATAGCCTGGAGTATGTGAACGCCATTGAAACATACAAATTCGTTAATACTAAAAGTGAAGACGATGATGCAAGACATGAAGCCCTCGCTCGATTATTAAGGGTTTTTGTAGACTCTAAGGAATTCGAAAACGCTGTAGCTGTTGAGGACTACATTAAAAAAGAAACACTTAACAAGAAAAACCAGAAATTACTGCATATCAACAAAGCACACCATTATCAGGTAGTTGAGAATTATGATAAGATGGTTGAAAATTTAGTGAAGGCTGCTCCAATGCTCAAAAAGAAAGACGGCAAAGGTAGAATCTATTTCATCATAGGCCAGATCTACCAAAAACTTGGATTTGATGCTGAGGCTTTCAATTATTATAAAAAGTGTCTTGCTAGTAACCCTGAATACGAACTTGACTTTTACTGTAGGTTAAATATGGCTCAGGTGACTCAATTGGGTAAATCAAGTGATGTAAAAGCTGCCCGCAAACTTTTGAATACGTTGTTAAAAGACTCCAAAAACAAAGAGTATAAAGACAAGATTTATTATGAAATGGCGCAGTTTGAATTCAAGCAGAATAATTTAGATAAGGCTATTGAATACTATAAATCTTCAGTTGAAAACAGCATATCAAACCCTAGACAAAAGGGGCAGTCTTTTCTGCGTTTAGGTGAAGTTTACTATGATAGTATCAGAAATTATGAACTCGCTCAGGCTTATTACGATAGCGCTGTTCAATCTCTGCCACCAGATTATGAGAACATAGAAAAAATTAAAGAGAGAAAAGATATTTTAAATGAATTTGTAAAGCAATTAAATACTATAGAGTTGCAGGATAGCCTTCTGATGTTATCCGAATTAGATACTGCGACATTATCTGCAAAATTGAATACCATTATTGAAGAGGAAAAGGCCAAAAAACAAGCTGAAGAAGAACGGCTCAAACGTGAGCAAAGACGCACCAGGCAGTTTAACAATTTTAATCAAAACTCTGGCATAAGTTCAACAGCCTGGTATTTTGGCAACCCTTCAGCTGTAGCTCAGGGCCAGGCGGAATTCATTAGAATATGGGGTAACAGACCCCTTGAAGACAATTGGCGAAGAAGTAATAAATCTAGCGCACAGAGTTATAATGAAACGAACCTTAGTGATGTTGTTAGGCCACAAGATGTGGTGGTTAATACAGATTCAATAGAGCGAGTGAGTTCAGCTAACAAGTTCGATCAAATGTATGCTGCCATTCCATTTTCTGAGGAAGCACGAGCAGAATCATTGTCAAAGATTGAAAATGCTTACTATAAACTTGGCAATATTTATAAGTTTCAGTTAGAGGAAGATTTAAATGCTGCTGGTGCATTTGAAACATTAACAAATAGATTTCCTAAAACAGAATATTTGGCTGAGGCCTGGTATCAACTTTATCTTATTTATAAATCATTTGATGATCCAAGAAATGAAACATATAAGGCAAACATTCTATCTAAGTTTCCAAATAGCATTTATGCCAAACTCATAGAAAATCCGAATTATACCGAAGAAAGTACAGTTGCTAATGAAAAACTTAAAAAGGTTTACGAAATAGCATACAAATATTATCAACAGGATAAAATCGATACTTCAAGGTACATTATAGATCAGGCACTCAATAAATACGATGAAGCCTTATTTACAGCCAATCTTCAATTGTTAAAGGTTCTTTTAATAGGAAAAACGGAAGATATAACATTGTACCAATACGAATTGGGAGAATTCATTACAAATTATCCTGATAGCGAATTGAAACCTTATGCAGAAAAACTGCTTGAATCATCGAGAAGTTTTCAGGAAAAGAAAAGAAAAAGATTGGGTACACAATATGTTCAATATCTTGAGCAGTGGCACTATTTTGTTCTGGCTTATGAGATAAAATCAAACTTATCCGATCCTATCACTAACGCAATTAACTCATTTAATACATCCAGCCAATTTGATGGGTTGAAAACGAGTAATTTAATCTTGAACGATGAGTATGCACTAATATTAGTATCAGATTTCGAGGATAAACAGGAAGCCTTGAGCTACTATAACAGCTTTTTAAAACAAGATCCAATTAAGGAACCTATACGTGATTCAAAGTTTTATAAATTTGTGATTACTAAAGATAACTTTAACATATTCTATCAAAGTAAGGAGATAGATACATATCTATCATTTTTTACAAAGAACTACCTGAATGGAACTAATTGA
- a CDS encoding M23 family metallopeptidase, which yields MRARKTLSSWLVNRYLLIIRNEENFAEKTTFSFTYAKVILLIVTIFILLMALCLFLVNTLLAQWFDPRHAQMEANKKLYELNVKVDSLAQEVEEKDKFILNFQRVLSGDTTGAFDNYETNIEEENEPLTSAVDVAKLSPVDSQFRQEFEQTDLSLLNFTNAPSNELQEIFFFPPISVGGFISKGYKVREGHFGVDIVAKKNEPIKCVADGTVIMASWTQDSGYVIAVQHRGNLISVYKHNAELLKKVGNFVNAGEIISIIGNTGELTDGPHLHFELWYNGNSVNPEEFITF from the coding sequence TTGAGAGCGAGAAAGACACTTTCAAGCTGGCTGGTGAACAGATACTTACTCATTATTAGAAATGAGGAGAATTTTGCAGAGAAAACTACTTTTAGTTTTACCTATGCGAAGGTAATTCTATTAATAGTTACCATTTTCATTTTGTTAATGGCATTATGTCTTTTTTTAGTGAATACCTTATTAGCACAGTGGTTTGATCCTCGACACGCTCAGATGGAAGCCAATAAGAAGCTTTATGAGCTAAATGTTAAAGTAGATTCTTTGGCACAAGAGGTAGAAGAAAAAGACAAATTCATACTCAATTTTCAGCGTGTGCTTAGCGGAGATACTACTGGAGCATTTGATAATTATGAAACCAATATTGAGGAGGAAAATGAGCCGCTTACGTCAGCTGTAGATGTAGCCAAACTTTCTCCAGTAGATTCTCAGTTCAGACAGGAGTTTGAGCAAACAGATTTATCCTTATTGAATTTCACCAATGCGCCTTCAAATGAACTACAAGAGATATTTTTCTTCCCGCCCATTAGTGTTGGCGGGTTTATCTCTAAAGGTTATAAGGTAAGGGAAGGTCATTTTGGGGTAGATATTGTTGCAAAAAAGAACGAACCTATAAAATGTGTAGCCGATGGCACCGTTATAATGGCATCATGGACTCAGGATTCTGGCTATGTAATAGCTGTGCAGCATAGAGGCAACCTCATCTCCGTTTACAAGCATAATGCCGAATTATTGAAAAAAGTTGGTAATTTTGTAAATGCAGGTGAAATAATCTCTATTATTGGTAACACAGGAGAGTTAACTGACGGGCCACATTTGCATTTTGAGCTATGGTATAATGGCAATTCAGTAAACCCTGAAGAATTTATAACTTTTTAA
- a CDS encoding bactofilin family protein — MFASKEDHKVAEEISNSSNIIGKGTVLEGDIETFGNIRIEGKIIGNVKTKSKIALGQSSHVEGNILAQNAEVAGEVKGKIEVTDILILKPTAVIHGDIITNKIIVESGATFNGGCKMGTMNKEIKIGDHGQNPALKPQGAKAV, encoded by the coding sequence ATGTTTGCTTCAAAAGAAGATCATAAGGTAGCAGAAGAAATTAGTAACTCGAGCAATATTATTGGTAAGGGTACTGTTCTTGAAGGAGATATTGAAACCTTTGGTAATATCAGAATAGAAGGTAAAATTATTGGCAATGTTAAAACCAAGTCAAAAATTGCCCTAGGCCAGTCTTCCCACGTTGAAGGAAACATTTTAGCCCAAAATGCTGAAGTTGCAGGTGAGGTTAAAGGCAAAATCGAAGTAACAGATATTTTGATTTTAAAACCTACAGCAGTGATCCATGGAGATATTATTACCAACAAAATTATTGTGGAATCTGGAGCAACATTCAACGGTGGTTGTAAAATGGGCACCATGAATAAAGAAATTAAAATCGGAGATCATGGGCAAAACCCCGCCCTCAAACCCCAGGGAGCCAAAGCAGTATAA
- a CDS encoding AtpZ/AtpI family protein, whose amino-acid sequence MGKTPPSNPREPKQYNSFLKYTGLAIQMGVVIYLGNLLGVYLDEKYENVNGLYEKLVTLVTVFLSIIMVIRQVIGDSRD is encoded by the coding sequence ATGGGCAAAACCCCGCCCTCAAACCCCAGGGAGCCAAAGCAGTATAATTCATTTCTAAAGTATACCGGATTAGCCATACAAATGGGTGTGGTTATATATTTAGGTAATCTTTTAGGTGTGTACTTAGATGAGAAGTATGAGAACGTGAATGGACTCTACGAAAAGCTAGTAACCCTTGTAACTGTATTTTTGTCGATAATTATGGTAATTAGACAAGTAATAGGAGATAGTCGTGATTAA
- a CDS encoding DUF6168 family protein, which produces MIKRLLSFNIISAILGILVFVIHGYVLSNLDTVLSYSLAGAYVFFQLYFTLFSVVIEIVNRISSSNVGYFYLFTFLIKLLVFGLKYQDILLAPEAPALSGRISLLIPMLIYVAFEAFYAIKLVLPIDKQQPSDLSE; this is translated from the coding sequence GTGATTAAGCGCTTACTTAGTTTTAATATTATCTCAGCCATACTGGGCATACTGGTTTTTGTAATTCATGGATATGTTTTAAGTAATCTTGATACTGTACTTTCATATTCATTAGCGGGGGCTTATGTTTTTTTTCAACTTTACTTTACCCTCTTCAGTGTAGTTATTGAAATTGTAAACAGAATCAGTAGCTCTAATGTGGGTTACTTTTATCTCTTTACTTTCTTAATAAAATTGCTCGTATTTGGCCTTAAATATCAAGACATACTATTAGCGCCAGAGGCTCCTGCATTATCAGGTCGTATATCCCTACTAATTCCAATGCTTATATATGTAGCATTTGAAGCATTTTATGCCATTAAACTGGTGCTGCCGATTGACAAGCAGCAGCCATCTGATTTGTCCGAATAA
- the atpB gene encoding F0F1 ATP synthase subunit A, whose amino-acid sequence MTVFTANLAFASEGEESHSEGGKVNTPEEINEYIDHHLKDSHDFTLFSYGTDPRKHVGFPLPVILIDEGVHFFMSSKFHHGESVAESNGKYYALYHSKVYRTNEEGEINLDEEGHPTNVKPLDLSISKNVVGMLLAGLLLIWGFRSLANSYKKGPIPTGVGRVLEPLVIYVRDEIAKPNIGEKRYRDFSGFLLTVFFYIWLLNLMGMTPLGFNVTGNIAVTVCLALFTFFIVQFNGNRSYWVHIFWMPGVPVIMKIILMPVEVLGMLTKPFSLLIRLFANMTAGHFVVMSLIALTITLKAQFGVVAATGMSFVLAFFISMIELLVAFLQAYIFTMLSALFIGMAVADDHH is encoded by the coding sequence TTGACCGTTTTCACTGCAAATCTTGCCTTCGCTTCAGAAGGTGAAGAATCTCATAGCGAAGGCGGGAAGGTGAATACACCAGAAGAGATTAATGAATATATTGATCATCACTTAAAAGATTCACACGATTTCACATTGTTTTCTTACGGAACTGACCCAAGAAAACATGTTGGTTTCCCATTGCCGGTGATATTGATTGATGAAGGAGTACACTTCTTTATGTCATCTAAATTCCACCATGGCGAGTCTGTGGCTGAATCTAACGGAAAGTACTACGCACTTTATCATAGTAAAGTGTATAGAACTAATGAAGAGGGTGAAATCAATTTAGACGAAGAAGGGCACCCAACGAATGTAAAACCATTAGACCTTTCAATTTCGAAAAACGTAGTAGGTATGCTATTGGCCGGCCTTCTTTTAATTTGGGGATTTAGGTCTCTAGCTAATAGCTATAAAAAAGGCCCGATACCGACAGGTGTTGGTAGAGTATTGGAGCCATTGGTAATTTACGTGCGTGATGAAATAGCTAAACCAAATATTGGTGAGAAAAGATATAGAGATTTTTCAGGGTTTCTATTAACGGTTTTCTTCTATATCTGGTTGTTAAACCTGATGGGAATGACTCCACTAGGATTTAACGTAACAGGTAACATTGCGGTAACTGTTTGCTTAGCTTTGTTTACTTTTTTCATTGTTCAATTTAATGGTAATAGAAGCTATTGGGTTCATATTTTCTGGATGCCGGGCGTGCCTGTTATTATGAAAATTATTTTAATGCCGGTGGAAGTGCTGGGTATGTTAACTAAGCCATTTTCACTTTTGATACGTCTTTTTGCTAACATGACAGCAGGTCACTTTGTGGTGATGAGTCTGATAGCATTGACGATAACCTTGAAAGCCCAATTTGGCGTTGTGGCTGCTACAGGGATGTCATTCGTATTGGCATTTTTTATAAGCATGATTGAATTGCTAGTAGCTTTTCTTCAAGCCTATATTTTTACGATGTTATCAGCGCTATTCATAGGAATGGCTGTAGCTGATGATCATCATTAA
- the atpE gene encoding ATP synthase F0 subunit C has product MYNLIGAGLIVIGAGLGLGQIGGKAMEGISRQPEATGKIQTAMIIIAALLEGLAFAALILGK; this is encoded by the coding sequence ATGTACAATTTAATTGGAGCAGGTTTAATCGTTATCGGAGCTGGTCTTGGATTAGGCCAAATCGGTGGTAAGGCAATGGAAGGTATTTCTAGACAGCCAGAAGCTACAGGTAAAATTCAAACTGCGATGATCATTATTGCGGCATTATTAGAAGGATTAGCCTTCGCTGCGTTGATCTTAGGTAAATAA
- a CDS encoding F0F1 ATP synthase subunit B, protein MEQLINDFSPGLFIMQTVIFLILLFILVKVAWKPILNSIRVREDSIKDALEAAEKAKEEMAKLQSDNQKLLDEARKERDGILKDARDIAANLKEEAKTEANKEAQKMIEDAKNAINTEKQAALAEVKSQVAQLSLEITEKLLRKNLSNDKAQKDLIKEFVKDVKLN, encoded by the coding sequence ATGGAGCAATTAATAAACGACTTCTCACCGGGCTTGTTCATCATGCAAACGGTGATATTCTTAATTCTACTTTTCATTTTGGTAAAAGTAGCATGGAAGCCTATTTTAAATTCAATCAGAGTTAGAGAAGACTCTATTAAAGATGCATTAGAAGCAGCAGAGAAAGCGAAAGAAGAGATGGCTAAGCTTCAGTCTGATAATCAAAAATTATTAGATGAAGCCAGAAAAGAAAGAGATGGTATTCTTAAAGATGCGAGAGACATTGCTGCTAACCTTAAAGAAGAAGCTAAAACTGAAGCAAATAAAGAAGCTCAGAAAATGATTGAAGATGCTAAGAATGCTATCAATACTGAGAAGCAAGCTGCTTTAGCTGAGGTAAAATCTCAAGTTGCTCAGTTATCGTTAGAGATTACTGAGAAACTTCTTAGAAAAAATCTTTCTAATGATAAGGCTCAGAAAGATTTGATTAAAGAATTTGTAAAAGACGTAAAACTAAACTAA
- the atpH gene encoding ATP synthase F1 subunit delta, with protein MSDIRVASRYAKSLLELAAEQNVLDAVHNDMVSLVKVCEESRDFYLMLKNPVIKHDKKRAILHKVFTKANKITLAIFDIITRKNRESILFEIAKQFDIQYNVHMSIERASVTTAVPLDKELKKQLEDVVRKISKLDKVDLIEKVDEEIIGGFILKVGDRQIDDSLRTKLKALDLKFSQNPYIKEF; from the coding sequence ATGTCTGATATTAGAGTTGCTTCCAGGTATGCCAAATCACTACTAGAACTTGCTGCAGAGCAGAATGTTCTAGACGCTGTTCACAATGACATGGTGAGTCTCGTGAAAGTGTGTGAAGAAAGCAGAGATTTCTATCTGATGCTTAAAAACCCAGTGATTAAGCATGACAAGAAGCGCGCTATTTTACATAAAGTATTCACAAAGGCTAACAAAATAACATTAGCCATTTTCGATATTATTACCAGAAAGAATAGAGAATCTATTTTATTTGAAATAGCTAAACAGTTTGATATTCAATACAATGTTCACATGAGCATAGAGAGAGCTTCTGTAACCACTGCAGTTCCTCTTGATAAAGAATTGAAAAAACAGCTGGAAGATGTTGTTAGAAAAATTTCTAAGCTTGATAAAGTTGATCTTATCGAGAAAGTAGACGAAGAGATCATCGGTGGGTTTATCCTTAAAGTTGGAGACAGACAAATTGATGATTCATTAAGAACGAAATTGAAGGCTTTGGACTTGAAGTTCAGCCAAAACCCATACATAAAAGAATTTTAA